A region of the Mycobacterium sp. NBC_00419 genome:
CCCGGCGGACGCGTGGCGAGCCGCGGGATTCGAGGTCGACGCTGATGGCGTGTGCCGGGTCGGCGGGGTTCGCATCCGCTTGGTCGGGCGCGACCGCGGCGCCGGCATCGTCGGGTGGTCGTTGCGTGGCGTCGATCGGACCGGCGACCTCGACGGCATCCCGACCACGGCCTCCGACACAGCACCCGCCGTCGCGGGCACGCACCCCAACGGCGTCACCGGGATCGACCACGTCGTGCTGCTCTCCCCCAATCTGGCCCGCACGGTCGAGTCGCTGGCCACGATCGGGGTGCTGCCCCGGCGGGAACGCGACGCGGAGATGGGCGGGCGGCCGATGCGGCAGATCTTCTTCCGGCTCGGTGAGGTGATCGTCGAGGTCGTCGGCTCGCCGGACACGGCGGGTGAAGGCCCGTCCAGCCTGTGGGGCATCACCTACGTCGTCGACGACATCGACGCGACGGCCGAGTTCTTCGGGGACAAGACCCTGCCGGTGAAGGATGCCGTGCAGC
Encoded here:
- a CDS encoding VOC family protein codes for the protein MAVSVDELLVADPADAWRAAGFEVDADGVCRVGGVRIRLVGRDRGAGIVGWSLRGVDRTGDLDGIPTTASDTAPAVAGTHPNGVTGIDHVVLLSPNLARTVESLATIGVLPRRERDAEMGGRPMRQIFFRLGEVIVEVVGSPDTAGEGPSSLWGITYVVDDIDATAEFFGDKTLPVKDAVQPGRRITTLRHADLGISVRSAMISARR